From a region of the Spirochaetota bacterium genome:
- a CDS encoding sulfide/dihydroorotate dehydrogenase-like FAD/NAD-binding protein, translating to MGNKIVKKEGLAEEVIRMVIEAPEIASKRKPGQFIILRVNESGERIPLTIADSDSESGTITIIFQVVGKSTMLLRDVSEGEEIADIVGPLGTPTHIENFGTVCAIGGGAGTAVIYPIAKALREAGNRLISIVGSRNKGLLILREEMSVISDRLLIATDDGTEGIHGFVTDVLQQIIDEGEKVDVVFAIGPLPMMRAVSEMTRPLGIKTIVSLNPIMIDGTGMCGCCRVIVNDETRFACVDGPEFDGHEVDYQSLGKRLKAYQEQEKEACRCYESR from the coding sequence ATGGGGAACAAAATAGTGAAAAAAGAAGGTCTGGCTGAAGAGGTAATCCGGATGGTGATTGAAGCTCCTGAGATTGCCAGCAAACGAAAGCCGGGTCAGTTTATAATTCTTCGGGTTAATGAAAGTGGGGAGAGGATACCGCTAACCATTGCTGATTCTGATTCTGAATCCGGTACAATTACTATTATTTTTCAGGTGGTTGGCAAAAGCACAATGCTGCTTAGAGATGTTTCTGAAGGTGAAGAGATCGCTGATATTGTTGGCCCTTTGGGGACGCCGACTCATATTGAGAATTTTGGAACAGTTTGCGCAATCGGTGGTGGTGCTGGCACTGCTGTAATCTATCCCATAGCAAAGGCTTTAAGAGAGGCTGGGAATAGACTAATTTCAATTGTAGGCTCTCGCAACAAGGGCTTGTTGATTTTAAGGGAAGAGATGAGTGTGATAAGCGACCGATTATTGATTGCAACTGATGATGGGACAGAAGGAATACATGGATTTGTGACAGATGTTTTACAACAGATTATTGATGAAGGAGAAAAGGTTGACGTAGTTTTTGCAATTGGGCCATTGCCTATGATGAGAGCCGTCTCTGAAATGACACGTCCTCTAGGAATAAAGACTATTGTTAGTTTAAATCCTATTATGATTGATGGCACGGGTATGTGTGGATGTTGCCGTGTAATAGTTAATGACGAGACCCGTTTTGCCTGTGTTGATGGTCCAGAATTTGACGGACATGAGGTTGACTATCAGAGTCTTGGTAAGCGTCTTAAGGCTTATCAAGAACAGGAGAAGGAAGCGTGCAGGTGCTATGAATCCAGATAG